The Aspergillus oryzae RIB40 DNA, chromosome 5 genome segment CATTGTCCCCTGGTATCGGGATTCCCTGGATGAAAGAGTCAATGAGGGGAGCGTTTGTCAGCTTAGCCTAGCAGATCAAGTGgagagcaaaagcaaaaagataAGCCAGCCATGACGTTGACGAGGCTAACGGGTGCCGAGGTGTTCAACCTTCGGCATTTTGTTCCTGGGACCAATCGCAGTAGCAGCATCAAGCCATTGACCCCTTGATATACTAATTGAACCAAGATTTTGGTGGCCCGTTTATAGCCAGTCTCAACAACCGAGAAGTACTAACTAGTTAGTATACTTATCGCTGATTGTTAATCAGCTTACATATACAATATAAGCCCAATGTCCTCTAAAATGATTAAATATCCTTTTTTTCAAAATCCTACAGTACATAATATGAACAAAATAATGTGACCTttgggaaaaaagaaaaaagaaaaaaaagaaaagatgttTTTACACTACAAGAGACGCGGCTTCTTCCCCggcaaagaacttcttctgctccagGCATCTATCACTCTTACAACCCTGACAGCGCAGGGTCATCTGACGAGAgcatttttctccctttctcaAGTGCTCCTGCGCGATATTTGCAAGGGcttcgatgaagatgggACTTCCGTTCAAGCTTTCCGCTCGCTTAACTCCAGGGGAATTGGCTTCTTCCATCACTTCAAGGTCCAACTCATACAAAGTTTCAATGTGGTCGCTGGTGAAGGCGATCGGTACAAGGACTATATCAGTCTGTCCGCGCTTCACATACTCCATGACGGTGTCGCTGGTCTGAGCTCCAAGCCAAGCCGACGGGCCCACTTGAGATTGCCAGCACAGTCGGTAAGGGTTGCTAAAACCAAGTCTTTGCATTACCGCATGGACAGTTGCTGCAACTTCGGCCGGGTACGGGTCACCTAATCAAAAGTTAGATTTTACGTCCAGCAATTGGCGCGTTGGCTCGAATCTCACCTCTATTCACCACGCTCATGGGCAGGCTGTGGGCGGAGAACAGCAGAACTACACTGTTCCTCTTGTCCTCCGGATATGTCTTGAGCTGATCCTCGATGTTCTTTGCGAAAGCTTCCACTAAGCCGGGATGAGTCGGCCACCGATCAATGACACTCCACTGGATGGAGCCGGAGGGGTCCACGCTCTCATTGGCGCGCCTACCCTCCAGGCGATTTCTCCATTTCCATAGTTCATTCAGAGAACTGCCTGTAGTCGAACAGGAATATTGTGGGTATTGTGTAAATGCGACAGCACGtcctcccttccctcttcCGAACCCATCATCGAGTAACTGGGTATACATCTCTTCCGTCAAAGGCGCAGCATACCGAAATGCAACGTAGGGTTTATGAGGCGCACTTTCAGGATTGAGTTTGTCTAGCAACTTGCACATTTCCTGGCATTGGTATTCGGACCATTTTCGGATAGGCGAGCCGCCTCCAATGTCCGCGTATTGCTTTTGGATCTTTGGGGTTCTCCGCTTTGCGATAAGTGGTCCAAGATATGTTTGAAGCCGTCCCAAGGGAATCAGATCACCGTCGGCCTTTACCAAAGAGCGAGGGAGACGTTAAAAATGGTCCATGAGAATGTTTGCTAGTCTGAAAACGTACAAATAACCTGCTCAAAAAGTCTTCCACCTCATTCGTCGTAGAGGGGCCGCCCATGTTTAAGAATACCATTGCGGTAGGGCCCTTGGAGCCAGTTGCATCTTGAGTGACTGGAGGGACTGCCGTTGCGAAGCCATTTCGCTGTTCTGTGTTGTATCCAAGCGAGCTGCGAGCTACCGGTCGCAGTAGTTGCCGAGGAAGCGCGAAGGTCCGACGGAGGGCCATTCTAATTAACAGATGGTAGCACAATCCTTTTCCCAGAAAGTAATGACCAAAGCGTGCGAATAGCGGCGATAACAAGACAATGAGGTCGGAGCAAAAAGTGTATAGGGATTTTAATGGGCCATGTGGCAAGGGTCAACAGTAATCAGAAAAGATGCTGACTTGAAGCAAAGAGTCCAGAACCGGTAAAATGACGGATGAGTTGGAGCTGAAGCGAATGGCCAATCAGGATTGACTTGGGGTCATCGAGTCTTGGCGTATGTCACCTGATGTTCGTGTCTTCCCCGCGTCGTCCGATTGAAGTGTCGCGTCACAGGTGACGAAAGAGCGGGAACGCAGGCAGCAGAGCGACAGGCAGACACCTAGGAAAATACCAATGTTGCCGTTCAA includes the following:
- a CDS encoding ferrochelatase HEM15 (protoheme ferro-lyase (ferrochelatase)) gives rise to the protein MDEAMALRRTFALPRQLLRPVARSSLGYNTEQRNGFATAVPPVTQDATGSKGPTAMVFLNMGGPSTTNEVEDFLSRLFADGDLIPLGRLQTYLGPLIAKRRTPKIQKQYADIGGGSPIRKWSEYQCQEMCKLLDKLNPESAPHKPYVAFRYAAPLTEEMYTQLLDDGFGRGKGGRAVAFTQYPQYSCSTTGSSLNELWKWRNRLEGRRANESVDPSGSIQWSVIDRWPTHPGLVEAFAKNIEDQLKTYPEDKRNSVVLLFSAHSLPMSVVNRGDPYPAEVAATVHAVMQRLGFSNPYRLCWQSQVGPSAWLGAQTSDTVMEYVKRGQTDIVLVPIAFTSDHIETLYELDLEVMEEANSPGVKRAESLNGSPIFIEALANIAQEHLRKGEKCSRQMTLRCQGCKSDRCLEQKKFFAGEEAASLVV